A genomic window from Anaerolineae bacterium includes:
- a CDS encoding mannose-1-phosphate guanylyltransferase, with amino-acid sequence MFALILAGGAGTRLWPRSRASSPKQLLALGGDKTMMQATVNRILPIVSFEHIFVATNREYGPLIKEQVPDIPPQNIIEEPSGKNTAPCIGLAAVQMRRLDPHAIMVSLHADHFIVDEEGFRQALVAAAEVARQGYLVTLGITPNRPETGYGYVQRGAELGQYNDHLVYRVAQFLEKPDLITAEKFIASGAHYWNSGIFIWQISTLLEAFGQYMPKFYRQLDQMEQALAGGGTIDAVWQKIKPKSIDVGIMERAEKVAVVPVDIGWNDVGSWNAIHEINQADENGNVILKAEHIGFDTKSTLIQGNGRLVATIGLEDMVIVDSDDALLVCTRDRVQDIKQIVTWLEKNGRTDLL; translated from the coding sequence ATGTTTGCGCTTATTTTAGCAGGAGGTGCAGGTACTCGCTTGTGGCCTCGCAGCCGGGCGTCCTCCCCCAAGCAACTATTGGCCTTGGGCGGTGATAAAACGATGATGCAGGCCACGGTCAATCGTATCTTGCCAATTGTTTCCTTTGAACATATTTTTGTGGCCACCAATCGGGAATACGGCCCGTTGATTAAAGAGCAGGTACCCGATATTCCTCCTCAAAACATTATCGAGGAACCTAGTGGCAAAAACACTGCGCCTTGCATTGGCCTGGCGGCGGTACAGATGCGCCGCCTTGATCCCCACGCCATTATGGTTTCATTGCATGCGGACCATTTTATTGTGGACGAAGAGGGATTTCGACAGGCGCTTGTGGCGGCGGCGGAAGTGGCCCGGCAGGGGTATTTGGTTACATTGGGTATTACCCCTAACAGGCCGGAAACGGGTTATGGTTATGTGCAGCGCGGCGCGGAGTTGGGGCAATATAATGATCATCTCGTCTATCGGGTGGCTCAATTCTTGGAAAAGCCCGATCTGATTACGGCGGAAAAATTTATAGCCAGTGGAGCGCATTATTGGAACAGCGGTATTTTTATTTGGCAAATCTCTACCCTATTGGAAGCGTTTGGCCAATACATGCCCAAATTCTACCGGCAGCTTGACCAAATGGAGCAAGCCCTGGCCGGTGGCGGAACCATTGACGCCGTTTGGCAAAAAATAAAGCCAAAGAGTATTGATGTGGGCATTATGGAACGCGCCGAAAAAGTGGCTGTCGTCCCCGTTGACATTGGCTGGAATGATGTGGGCAGTTGGAATGCCATCCACGAGATCAACCAGGCCGATGAAAATGGCAATGTGATTCTGAAAGCAGAACACATTGGTTTTGACACCAAAAGTACCCTCATTCAAGGCAATGGTCGGCTTGTGGCCACAATTGGCCTGGAAGATATGGTCATTGTTGATAGCGACGACGCCTTGTTGGTCTGCACCAGGGATAGGGTGCAGGACATTAAGCAAATTGTCACCTGGCTAGAGAAGAATGGCCGGACTGATTTGCTCTAA
- the dprA gene encoding DNA-processing protein DprA, which translates to MTDDLRYWVGFSKVPGIGPARLRGLLDYYGHIEQAWQANPGELRAIGLDKRSVENLYQIRNSLDLDAELKKLERLNVSVLTWESQNYPPLLKNIADPPPVLYVRGQLMPQDEWALAVVGTRRATAYGRECTRLLVSGLVENGVTVISGLAYGVDTEAHRTAVQCGGRTVAVLGCGVDIIYPTENRKLGQVIMQQGAIVSEYPLGTNPESGNFPRRNRIISGLSLGVLIVEGTIQSGACITADYALEQGREVFAVPGTILRQSSSGPNYLIQNGAKPVTQVNDILEELNLTMITHHAEARAIIPDNEVEAVLLAQLSSDPLHVDELGQAAGLSAPEVASALTMLELKGLVRQVEGMNYVIARESGVKYAID; encoded by the coding sequence GTGACAGACGATTTACGTTACTGGGTTGGTTTTAGTAAAGTGCCGGGCATTGGCCCGGCGCGTTTAAGAGGTTTATTGGATTATTACGGCCACATTGAACAAGCCTGGCAAGCCAATCCTGGCGAATTGCGAGCCATTGGCCTGGATAAGCGTTCTGTTGAGAACCTGTACCAGATCAGGAACAGCCTTGACCTTGATGCCGAATTAAAAAAACTTGAACGGTTGAACGTTTCTGTGCTCACCTGGGAGAGTCAAAATTATCCCCCCCTCTTGAAAAATATTGCCGACCCCCCGCCGGTGTTGTACGTGCGCGGTCAACTGATGCCGCAAGATGAATGGGCGCTGGCCGTAGTGGGCACGCGCCGGGCTACGGCGTATGGCCGGGAGTGTACGCGCCTGCTGGTGAGCGGCCTGGTTGAAAATGGTGTAACTGTAATCAGCGGTTTGGCTTATGGCGTTGATACCGAGGCTCACCGCACGGCTGTGCAGTGCGGGGGGCGGACGGTTGCCGTGTTAGGGTGCGGGGTTGACATTATCTATCCCACTGAAAATCGGAAATTGGGCCAGGTTATCATGCAGCAGGGGGCGATTGTTTCAGAGTATCCCTTGGGCACCAATCCGGAGAGTGGCAATTTCCCCCGACGCAATCGTATTATCAGCGGCTTGAGCCTGGGGGTGCTGATTGTGGAGGGCACCATTCAAAGTGGCGCCTGTATTACAGCCGATTATGCCCTGGAGCAGGGTCGTGAGGTTTTTGCGGTGCCCGGCACAATTTTGCGCCAGAGCAGCTCCGGCCCCAATTATTTGATTCAAAATGGGGCCAAGCCGGTGACCCAGGTGAATGACATTCTGGAAGAATTGAATCTGACGATGATTACCCATCACGCTGAAGCGCGAGCCATTATCCCGGATAATGAGGTGGAAGCTGTTTTGTTAGCCCAACTTTCCTCAGACCCCCTTCACGTTGACGAATTGGGTCAGGCCGCCGGCCTCTCCGCCCCCGAAGTGGCCAGCGCCTTGACAATGCTTGAATTGAAGGGTTTGGTCCGGCAGGTTGAGGGAATGAACTATGTGATTGCCCGCGAAAGCGGTGTGAAATACGCTATAGATTAG
- the rimM gene encoding 16S rRNA processing protein RimM — protein sequence MTGPGGPFQEIHRNTNGSSGLSQPELHYLAIGKVVRAHGLRGEVSIAVLTEFPERFKTTEWVYLGDQFEATAYRLESFRWHKQNVLLTLAGVTDRTQAEQLKGQFVQVPVEQAVPLPEDAYYFYQLIGLDVVTIAGQHLGIVTDIVETGANDVYVVEHDGQEILLPAIADVVKSIDLETGQMVVEVIEGLI from the coding sequence ATGACCGGGCCTGGTGGTCCGTTTCAAGAAATTCATCGGAACACCAACGGAAGTTCAGGTTTATCACAACCTGAACTTCACTATTTAGCTATCGGCAAAGTGGTTCGGGCGCACGGCTTGCGGGGTGAAGTGTCTATAGCTGTTTTGACTGAGTTTCCTGAACGATTCAAGACAACGGAGTGGGTTTACCTGGGCGATCAATTTGAAGCCACGGCTTACCGTTTGGAGAGTTTCCGTTGGCATAAGCAGAATGTTTTGCTCACCCTGGCCGGTGTCACCGATAGAACCCAGGCCGAACAATTGAAAGGCCAGTTTGTGCAGGTGCCGGTTGAACAAGCTGTTCCGTTGCCTGAGGATGCCTACTATTTTTATCAACTGATTGGCCTGGACGTAGTTACAATCGCCGGTCAGCATTTAGGCATAGTGACGGATATTGTAGAAACCGGGGCTAATGATGTTTATGTAGTTGAACACGACGGCCAGGAAATATTATTGCCCGCCATTGCCGACGTGGTCAAGTCTATTGATTTGGAGACAGGGCAAATGGTGGTAGAAGTCATTGAGGGCCTGATTTGA
- a CDS encoding KH domain-containing protein, protein MKELVEYMAKAVVNDPDAVIVREIEGSSATIFELSVTPDDMGRVIGKQGRVANAMRTLLRVAAVKEGKRVTLEIV, encoded by the coding sequence ATGAAAGAACTAGTCGAGTATATGGCCAAAGCTGTCGTCAACGATCCAGATGCTGTTATTGTCCGCGAGATTGAAGGCTCTAGCGCCACCATTTTTGAATTAAGCGTTACCCCTGACGATATGGGGCGGGTGATTGGTAAACAAGGGCGCGTGGCTAATGCCATGCGTACGCTTTTGCGCGTTGCCGCAGTTAAAGAGGGGAAGCGCGTTACCCTGGAGATTGTATGA
- the rpsP gene encoding 30S ribosomal protein S16, which produces MMVKIRLRRIGAKKQPSYRVVVADSRSPRDGRFIEIVGHYNPRTEPITLNIQEDRVLHWLSVGAQLTDPVERLLKNLGTLDRFARLKEGADLESLLAEAEAAHTQHVEEVKAEVEKAPKKKKEKKQAEVEEEIPSAETAAPDTGEDAELPEEVTEDAEASSEEET; this is translated from the coding sequence ATTATGGTTAAAATCCGCTTACGACGTATTGGGGCCAAAAAGCAGCCAAGCTATCGGGTTGTTGTGGCCGACTCCCGCTCCCCGCGAGATGGCCGTTTCATTGAGATAGTGGGACACTACAACCCCAGAACCGAGCCGATAACGCTGAATATCCAGGAAGACCGGGTTTTGCATTGGCTATCGGTAGGGGCGCAACTGACCGACCCGGTGGAGAGGCTGTTGAAGAATTTGGGTACGCTGGACCGGTTTGCTCGCCTCAAAGAAGGCGCCGATCTGGAGTCGCTTTTGGCCGAGGCCGAGGCTGCCCATACGCAGCATGTTGAAGAAGTTAAGGCTGAGGTTGAAAAGGCGCCCAAAAAGAAGAAAGAAAAAAAGCAAGCTGAAGTAGAGGAGGAAATACCATCAGCCGAAACAGCAGCGCCAGACACAGGAGAAGATGCTGAGTTACCAGAAGAGGTAACGGAAGATGCGGAAGCCTCGTCTGAGGAGGAAACCTAA
- the ffh gene encoding signal recognition particle protein, with the protein MFESLQDRLQGVFNQLSRRGRLSEADVDAALREVRLALLEADVNFKVVKAFVARVRERAIGAEVTKTITPGQQVVKIVHEELLTTLGESAPLNLGGGSPHLIMLVGLQGSGKTTHAAKLALHLRKSKHSPLMVAADTRRPAAIEQLQVLGRELDIPVYAEDPSVPPPEICAHAIKAAKSGAHNIVILDTAGRLQIDEALMQELSQIKAKTQPQEILLVADAMTGQEAVRVAEGFHQQVQLTGLILTKIDGDARGGAAISIREVTGVPIKFLGTGEKPNDLEVFHPDRLASRILGMGDVLSLIERAEEVIDEDVAERGAKKLLEGNFTLEDFLEQLQQVKKLGPLNKVMDMIPGMGELTKAIPQEDLENRLKYTQAIINSMTIRERRNAKILNGSRKKRIARGSGTTVQEVNQLLTQFRQMQKVMQQLRNPRARQNLMNMLGGFR; encoded by the coding sequence ATGTTTGAAAGCTTGCAAGATAGGCTGCAAGGTGTCTTCAACCAACTCAGCCGGCGCGGTCGTTTGTCTGAAGCCGATGTTGATGCGGCGCTGCGCGAGGTTCGGCTGGCCTTGTTGGAAGCCGATGTCAACTTCAAAGTGGTCAAGGCGTTTGTTGCCCGGGTTCGAGAACGAGCTATTGGGGCGGAAGTTACCAAAACCATCACCCCCGGCCAGCAGGTTGTTAAAATTGTGCATGAAGAACTGTTGACCACGCTTGGCGAGTCGGCCCCCCTGAATTTGGGCGGCGGCTCTCCCCACCTGATCATGTTGGTGGGGTTGCAGGGGTCCGGTAAAACAACCCACGCAGCCAAGTTGGCCTTGCACCTTAGAAAATCAAAACATAGTCCCTTAATGGTGGCCGCCGACACGCGCCGCCCGGCGGCAATTGAGCAGTTGCAAGTGCTGGGCCGGGAATTGGATATTCCCGTTTACGCCGAAGACCCGTCCGTGCCGCCGCCGGAGATATGCGCCCATGCCATCAAAGCGGCTAAATCCGGCGCGCATAATATTGTTATCCTGGATACGGCCGGCCGGTTGCAAATAGACGAAGCCTTGATGCAGGAGTTGAGCCAGATCAAGGCCAAAACCCAGCCGCAGGAAATCCTGCTGGTGGCCGATGCCATGACCGGCCAGGAGGCGGTGCGGGTGGCCGAGGGTTTCCACCAGCAGGTTCAGCTCACCGGCCTCATTCTCACCAAGATTGACGGCGACGCTCGCGGCGGTGCAGCCATCTCCATTCGTGAAGTGACCGGGGTGCCCATAAAATTTCTGGGCACCGGCGAAAAGCCTAACGACCTGGAAGTTTTCCATCCCGACCGGCTGGCCTCGCGCATCCTGGGCATGGGGGATGTACTTTCGCTCATTGAGCGAGCCGAGGAAGTGATTGATGAAGATGTAGCCGAGCGAGGGGCCAAAAAACTTCTGGAAGGCAATTTTACCCTGGAAGATTTTCTGGAGCAGTTGCAGCAGGTTAAAAAACTGGGGCCGCTGAATAAGGTAATGGATATGATTCCCGGTATGGGTGAATTGACCAAGGCTATTCCTCAGGAGGATTTGGAAAATCGGCTAAAATACACCCAGGCCATTATCAACTCGATGACGATCCGGGAGCGGCGCAACGCCAAAATTTTGAACGGCAGCCGCAAAAAGCGGATCGCCAGGGGCAGTGGCACAACGGTGCAAGAGGTCAATCAGTTATTGACCCAATTTCGCCAGATGCAAAAGGTGATGCAACAATTGCGTAACCCTCGGGCGCGGCAAAATTTAATGAATATGTTGGGCGGTTTTCGTTAA